In the Uranotaenia lowii strain MFRU-FL chromosome 1, ASM2978415v1, whole genome shotgun sequence genome, GATGTTTGACGATTGGTTAATCTGCTGCCCGTTGATCTCAAGGTTGGTGATGTTGGTACCGGCTTGACGTTTCCTATTGTCATCAAGTTGATATATTGTTATTTCTTCATCTCGCAAACGCCGAAGAGATATTCGTTGGTAGCTCTCAGAGATCGTTTTTTCCCTTCTAAGCATGACAGACTTGATACGATTGATCTCGTTTGTATTGTCGGAATGCTCGTGAGCCGCATATGCTCTCTGCAAGCACGCATAGTAGAAGCAAAGtgtgtttttatttcgagtAATTAGTTGCTTGTGTTTGTGTTTGaagaatgaagaaatttttgcctTGACGAAGTTTACCCACCAGTCTGTCCACGTCGCGAATGATTGCTTGGAAGCTCTCcaaagattccatttaattGCCAGTTCCGCCAGGTTTGTAGGTGTTAGAAGACAATTTCGAAGTTTCCAAGGTGGTCGCGGAATATGATGTTCAGTGATAGGAAGTGTTAACTTCATGATCACTGCTTTGTGATCGCTGAAGCAATTAACTTGCATATTACAACTTTGTAGACGTTGGAAAGctatttgatttacaaaaattgtatcTATTCTGGACACTGAAGCTCCGCGTGAGAAAGTGAATTCGTTGACAGTGTTGAAAGATCTCCACGCATCAGTCAAGTTTTCGACGCGCACCAATCTTTGCAGATTGGAACTGAGGTTAGAAGTACCGTTTGCATCTCTAGGGTCAGTGATAGAGTTGAAATCACCGGCTAGTATGAGGTGAGTTTCATGCTGCGGTATGTATTGCGGCACTATCCTATTAAAAAAGTCTTCTCTCATGGACCTGTTATTAGTTCCAGACGGTGCATATATGTTGATTACAGTGACAGTGTTTTCCAGCGTAACACATATCAACCTTGAGTCCAAACTCTTACGTACACTTGTCAGTTCTATTCCGTTTCGTATGAGTATTGCTGTACCTCGCTTGTGTTGGTCTATGTTTATCTGGGATTCATAACCAGGAAAACTCAGATCACTACATGCAACCTCCTGTAGACAGATGATATCTAACGCATATATGTTTATAAATAAATGAAGCGCGGATATTTTAGTGTTGTTTTGGATGGCGTTTATGTTAATAGTTGCGAAAGTGTACGTGCGAGCTATATCTGAGGTCATTTAGTTGTTTTGGTTCTACTTGCCTCTCGTGATGATGCTTGCGCTCTCGTTACTGTTCTGTTTCGGGTCTCCATGCTTATTTCATCTTCGGCCATTTCTTCGTCGTCTTCAGATATGTCCGCTTCGATGATCACCCGCTTGGCACTCCGAGAATCAAGGACTCTCGAAGCCGGGGTCTCACGAGAACTAGATTTTAATCCAGCGGTACCAGTAGCTGATACCTCAGAAGCTTTGTGTACATTTGAGGTTGTGCGGGTTTCGGGACCGCTTCTCAACGTGTTCTCCGTTCGGTTTGATGGCGTGTTGACAATTTGCGAAGTGTTGTTCCCTGGCAGTTTCGTATTGGCGGAGGTAATGGTGTTGCTCGTTGTTGTTGGTGCGGTGCTGCTTACTATTGTTGCTCGTGAAGAAGTGTTAGTTGTCGGTGAGTCTTTCCCTGCAGCTATATCTGCGTAAGAACGGATTTCTCTTTCCTGCTCTGCCAGAAATGCACGGTTTTCCGCACACCCCCGACCTCGGTGCATAACGTTACTGCAGTGCCTGCAGGTTTGGACTTGGTCGTTGTAGGTTACGTAGGTGCTATATCCACGAATGCTGATGTAGGATGGGATTGCACGACGAAGCTGCATTCTTACAATTCTGACTCCGCTCAAGGTGTCTGGGAAACGGGAGGATTTGCATTTCTCGTTCGAAATGCAGATGATATTGCCAAAACGTTGCATGTGATACCTGATCCAGTCTTCAGGCATTCTTGGTGGTAGATGGTGGAGTTTCACATCGATGCCGCCATCTTCGACATAAATGCGAACCTTGTGGGATTTGCCATCGCAGATGATTTCCTTTTGATCATCAAACTTCTCGACGATTTCCTGGACCTGTTGTTGGTTGCTTAACTCGACGTAGACTTTCCCTTCCGTAAGGTCAACTTGAATGGCTTGAACATCTAGTGGTGTGAGTTGGAGCTGGTCTGCGACAAAGTCGTATATTTGAGGATGTTTCAGGTTCCGGATCCCTCGGATGTCCAGGTAAAAGTTGTTGCATCTTAACGAGTCCATTACTGGACAGGGGAGCCTACACTTTGTAAGCTTTTATACCCCTTTTTGCgtctattttatgaaaaaaaaaaaccgataaaTTCTGCTCGAATATCAAAACACGTCTGCACAGCGTGGCGAAGCCGTGTAAactagatttcagattcagatttcagattcagatttcagattcagatttcagattcagatttcagattcagatttcagattcagatttcagattcagatttcagattcagatttcagattcagatttctgattcagatttcagattcagatttcagattcagatttcagattcagatttcagattcagatttcagattcagatttcagattcaaatttcagattcagatttcagatttcagattcagatttcagattcagatttcagattcagatttcagatttcagattcagatttcagattcagatttcatcaCTAATGTTATTtattatgttaattttattagtcactttgatgattgatgattttcACAGAAAAAAGGACTTCACGTTCATGTCCAATTGATACGAATTACTATAAAAACGAGATGGTAATTTTATTACGATTTGTTTAATTGTCGCCTTAGTTTTAAATAATACTAGGTATCTGACGGATTTTTTGAACTGAAGGTAAATTCATAGTTTGGTGTGGTCATCAGCTGTTATTAACCTTTTTATCTGTCGAATAATTGATTCTTGCGCAGCACTTTCAactcatttaattaaaaaaaagcaatcaaCCTTGCAGTTGGATGGAAGTTATCACTAATATTTTGcctaatttttgtccttttacCTAAAGTAAATAGTTTGGCTTAAACTTTTTGCTATGAGAAAGAGATGCTCACTGACATATAAAATTGACCGTTAACATTTATGAGTCTTATCCTGTCTAAAATGTGGAACAAACTTCTACTGTTACCATTATTGCTAGCGTCTCTGCGTTCAGCGCAGTTTTCAAATGACCACTTAGTGGAATTAGTCTCCGAAATTTTGGAAACGTATTTCGTACGCGGTAAATTTCTGCTTTTCAACGCACCCCATTCGAATTGTTCGAGTGCTACCGAGGACTTAATGGAtcgattgctggaaaaaatctccGGAAAGCTAACCGTGGCCATCGATCCGATTCGCTTCACTTTTCGCAAAGCAAATTGATGTTTCGTGGTAGATGGGTACAGCAGCTTCGAAAAAGTTCTGGGTTATATGAGAAATACGCCATTCGATTTGCAGTCTCGCATTCTATTGATTTTAGTCGATGTTGAAGCTGATGACCCACTTGATTTGGTCCGTCAGGTTTCCGAGGATCTGTGGACGCTTAAAATCATCAACGTGAATATTGTTGTTGGGAAGACTTCGGCTATTACGGTGTTGATCTACACGTATCATCCGTTTGTAACAGGTCATTGTGACCAGATTACGGTTCAGTTGATCCACTTCTCTGAGGGTGGGGCTTCAATTGCCCTTCCGGATCTGTATCCAAGTCGGTTGCAAGATTTCGAAGGTTGTCCCCTGACTGTTGGAGCAATCGTTGGTGCACCATTTCTACTGATTGGTAGCTCCGGAGATTCCTCGACTTTGGATGGTGTCGAAGGCCGTCTCGTTAGAACGCTTATGAGTCGATTGAACTTTTCGATCGATAGAGTTGTGGATAAAACTCCTGATGGTCAGCTGTGGGGTGTAAGCGGTGAGCCCCATGAACGGACTGGGAtgagaaaattgattcaagAGCTGGTGGTTGACTTCGGTGTTGGAGCGTTTGCTGTAGATGACGCTAGTATTTACATGAAGTCGAGCATTTTCTATTTCGTCGCTGATATGGTGTTTGCTGTTCCGAAGGCTCGCCCCTTTTCTCCCTTTGAAAAGCTGTGCCTTCCCCTGGAAACGTCGGTTTGGGTGACAACTTTTGCATTCCTCACTTTAGGCTTACTGGTCATCGGAATTCTTCGCTTTCGGTCTCAGCAAGAGCGAGACTTCGTCTACGGCCGAGGAGTCCCTACACCGGTACTGAATCTATTCGCCGTATTCTTCGGCATCGGCATGGAACGAACACCAAGGCCTAACTTTGCCCGAACTCTGCTAATGTTCTGGATAGGTTTCTGCTTTGTCATCCGAACTGTCTATCAAAGTGCGCTGTACCAACACCTGCAAACGCCGATGCTTCACAATACTCTTTCAACGTTTGCGGATATCGATCAATCTGGAAATTTCTACTACACTGTTCGTTCCAGTAAACGCTACTTAGCTGGATTTCCGAACATCGAACACAGGTTAATCTATAGTGTGaccgaaaaaaattctattccTTAACCTCAACCTCTTCGTTCAAGAATCAAATACCTACCCAGCGGGGAAAACACGATAACCGAAGCGTTGCAACGTCTAGGCCGGGAGCAACATTTCCGTGGCGTATTCTTGGTCAACCGGGACATTGTGGCAGCGTACAACCTGCGGGCGCCAAAGTACGAAAACGTTTGGGTGGCCAGCGAGGTCGTGGTAAGCGTTCCGCTAGGGCTGAATTTTGTGCGGGGTAGCCCCCTCAAGGAACCCTTCGATCGGGTCATCCTAAATCTGCGAAAATCCGGCATTATTGGCCATTGGCTCGAAGAGTTCGGCGATTACGATGGCATTGGATCGTCTTCGGGAAGGAAGAAGATCGCTGGAGCGGATCAACCGAAGCCTCTGAGCATGGATCATTTGTCGGGCGCGTTTCAACTTTACCTTGGGATGGTCCTTTTGTgtattgttgtttttgttggtgAACTATTGTTCACCAATTGTTTGAGACTGTTGAAAAATATCTGTCCGATAATCCGTTAATATTCACTCACACAAACATTTTCACGCTCACAACATCCCTTCAAGAATTTCTAACAAAATTCTTTAGAAAtcctaaaatatgattttactTATTCTCTCAAAACAGAATCTTGTTTcagctttcaaataatttcaatttgtgTGTAGAAGtgtatttttagaaataaaatgtgTTTCCGCGTGCACGATTGTAAATTAATCATCAAAACGTTTATACCCGCAAAAACTGCATTGATTCCAGCACCTTTTAAATGGATCATTTATCATATCTATCAAAAGACACAAAACAAATGACAGCAatagtttcttagtttcttttTCTCTGCCGGACCAGGCGACAGAGCAATTTGTTGTCACCCGGCTTAAAGAAATAAATGGATGCAATATCATAAAGCTCCATGGACCTGGTAAGGTCGTTCATGCTGTTGTTGGGGGTTGTTGACATGCTTATTGATGGATTTTCGGCCCAGTCTTATAATATTATCCACAGAAAGCTGTTTGTAAATATTTCACTTCCGGAGAAAGGGTTTGTGATCTGAACAGCAATCAGATTCCCCGAAAATTCCGAAgcgggaaataaataaaattaaaagtaaaaatttgtttaattcttcgaaaatttaaatagttgttAGCGAGAGTCAAAAGTGCCGGGCGAACTGTGTTCGACAGTGTTTATTCCAATGAACAAAACGAAAAGATActtcaaatctaaaaatatacaaaaggTTTTAGATAACGTTACAAGTTACAACTATACCTAACCTCAACTTACAATCAGTCAACCGAGCAAACTCTTGGCTTGACTTCCTCGCTAACCGGGTACAACGTTTCGGATCCtattttgaaattacaatttAGTACTGAGGAGAGAATAAATCTAACCAACCAATTACCGTAATTGCACGAAATCGCCTTGTAGCGAACTATCCGAATCCCGCACAGCAATATTGTGGTCCGATTGGACGTAAGGGAATCAGTCCTACCAGATACAGGTTAGGTGTTAAGATTGAAGAAGGATTTACAAAAGGTTTCAACTTACGGTTCCTAATTTGATAATATCGAGACTACCTCGACCTCGATTCTCCTTGCGCGACCACTTAAGCTTCACTTTCTCTTACTACCTGTCTATCAACTTTCAAACtttctttctaaattttcactCTACTTCTATAATTTCCTCTTCCGAACTATCAACCACgcgcttttttttcttcctactaAAATGAACTCTTCTTTTATTTCTTACTCCTCTTTTCTTTTTCCGCTCATCGAGAACTGTCACACGCTGGAGTGTCGTCAGCTCCCGGTCTAATTGCCCTTGTGGCAACAATAGTGGAAGAGTTGAAACAgagaaattcaaactatagaagGTGAGAATTGTATCACTGTTTGTATtcgattttaagattttgggCAATGTAAATTCTATGCAAGTTTGTTGAATGCAACAtctgtttaaatttattgaaaaattggatttttttttatcccccTCTTCCAGATGTTTCAACTACAATCCAATCAAATTTGTTTCggcctttttcaaaaattaaaaaaaaaaatcaaatttttccatttaaTATGTCGAAAGCAGATTGTTGGTTTTAGTTTAAACGTCTTGtaataaacaaatttgtgaATGGCCAATCAGTGAAAATAATAACTCATCGCATAACAGCGGCCAAGCAAGCATACAGCACATTCCCGATTGACACCGGTATTCTAAAGGAACAAACCCTACAAACCAGTCCGCTAAATTGATCGACCAAATCATAAggcaaatacgaaaaaaaaaaaatggtaattacCCCATCTGAATGCACCGAGGGTTTCTGTTTGCATCGCttcgctcgctcgctcgttGTTTCCTTTGCTTTAATCCGCATTTCGAGCGCTTGGTATCAGTAGAAGTGCATTTGTCAAACTTACTCTAGTTGTATTCTGACTTTGACGTGTGGTTTGAACATGTACAGTTGGCACGCTACACTCCCACCTCGTGTCAAGCGAAATCAACTGATAGTTAAGTCTTTGTTTACGGTTTCAAAACGGGTAGTTTTGGCaggttttgatattttatactatttgcaaataatttgataaaaacaataccTAGTATTCGAGGGTGACATCTGATATTTGGTTTTTACTCATCGAAACTTttctttgtatttatttttattttcgaccGGGGTTCTACCGGGAGCTACGATGATGATGTCAAATGGCAAATATCCGGTTGCGTGCCTTGTATTCTTGGTGGTCTACTTACTGTGGCTGTCCTATTTGATA is a window encoding:
- the LOC129758018 gene encoding ionotropic receptor 21a-like; translated protein: MRNTPFDLQSRILLILVDVEADDPLDLVRQVSEDLWTLKIINVNIVVGKTSAITVLIYTYHPFVTGHCDQITVQLIHFSEGGASIALPDLYPSRLQDFEGCPLTVGAIVGAPFLLIGSSGDSSTLDGVEGRLVRTLMSRLNFSIDRVVDKTPDGQLWGVSGEPHERTGMRKLIQELVVDFGVGAFAVDDASIYMKSSIFYFVADMVFAVPKARPFSPFEKLCLPLETSVWVTTFAFLTLGLLVIGILRFRSQQERDFVYGRGVPTPVLNLFAVFFGIGMERTPRPNFARTLLMFWIGFCFVIRTVYQSALYQHLQTPMLHNTLSTFADIDQSGNFYYTVRSSKRYLAGFPNIEHRIKYLPSGENTITEALQRLGREQHFRGVFLVNRDIVAAYNLRAPKYENVWVASEVVVSVPLGLNFVRGSPLKEPFDRVILNLRKSGIIGHWLEEFGDYDGIGSSSGRKKIAGADQPKPLSMDHLSGAFQLYLGMVLLCIVVFVGELLFTNCLRLLKNICPIIR